Below is a genomic region from Corallococcus caeni.
GGCATGCAACTCGACAGCCTCGCGGACGTCATGTCCTTTGGCGCGGCGCCGGCGCTGCTCGTCTACAAGTGGGCGCTGGCCCCCATGGGCTTCTGGGGCCTGTTCATCTCCTTCGCGTTCATGGCCTGCGGCGCCATGCGGCTCGCGCGCTTCAACGTGCTCGCCATGCGCAACCCGCACGGCGGGGGTGGCGGCTTCTTCGTGGGGCTCCCCATCCCGCTGGCGGCCGGCGTGCTCGTCTCCCTCATCATCTCCCACCACGTGGCCAGCCAGGGCGAGGCGCTCGGTGACGGCGCGCGCATGCCGGTGGCGGTCGCGGTGGGGGCCCTGTCGCTGCTGATGGTGTCCACGGTGCGCTACCGCACCTTCAAGGACGCGCGTCCCAGCCGGAAGTCGGCGCTCGTCTTCATGGTCATGGCGCTCACAGGCGCGTTCATCGCCCGGCAGTTCCACCCGGCCTGGGTGCTGGTGACGTACTTCTTCGCGTACCTGCTGATGGGACTGGTGGAGTCCGCGGTCTCCGTGCGCAGCCGGCTGGCGTCGCGCAAGGTCGGCGCTGTCGCCGCGGTGGCGGTGGCCGCCGGGCTCGACGAGGACGACGACGAGGACTCCGAGCCCAACGCCACCACGGACGACGGTCCCGCGTTCCTCTGAGCCGCCAGGCGCGGGAGCCAGGACGCGGACCGTGCCCTCCCGGCCCGGGGCCGCTAGGATGCCCGGCCCATGCGCGTCGAGCTGCTGTGCACCGGTGACGAGCTCGTCACCGGCCTCATCACGGACACCAACAGCACCTACCTGGAAGCCCGTCTCTTCGACCTGGGGGTGAAGGTCGCACGGGTGTCGGTGGTGGGTGACGTGCGGCCGGACATCACGGGCGCGCTGCTGGAGGCCTCGGCGCGCGCGGACGTGGTCATCGTCTCGGGAGGCCTGGGCCCCACGTCGGACGACTTCACGCTGGAGTGCGCCGCCGCGGCGGCAGGCGTCCCCATGCAAGAGGACGCACGGGTGCTCGGCTGGCTGAAGGAGCGCTACGCCGCGCGGGGCATGGCCATCAACCCGGGCGCCCTGCGCATGGCGCGCATCCCCGCGGGCACCGAGCCGGTGCGCAATCCCCAGGGCTCGGCGCCGCTGGTCATCCAGCAGCTCGGCCGCGCCCACCTGTTCTTCCTGCCGGGCGTCCCGCGCGAATACCGCGCCCTGGTGGACGGCGAGGTGCTGCCGCGCGTGCGCGCCTGGCTCGCCGCCGAACCCCACCGCACGTTCCGCGCCTTCCGCCTGCTGCGAACGGTGCGCCTTCCGGAATCCGTGTTGAACGAGCGGGTGATGCCCCTGGCCCCCAGCCATCCCCGGGTGGTGTTCGGCTTCCGGACGCACGCGCCGGAGAACCACCTGAAGCTGATGGCCGAAGCCCCCACGCAGGCGGAGGCCGACGCCGCGCTCGCCGCCGCGGAGGCCGCCTGCCGGCAGGTGCTGGGCACGCACGTCTACGGCGCGGATGGCAGCGAGTACGCCCCCGTCCTGCTGGACCTGCTCGCGCGCGCCGGCCACACGCTGGCGGTGGCGGAGAGCTGCACGGGAGGGCTCGTCGCGCAGGAGCTCACGGCCGTCCCCGGCTCCAGCCAGGTCTTCATCGGGGGCGCGGTCGCCTACTCGGAGAAGATGAAGTCCGCCTGGGTGGGCGTTCCCCCGGACCTCCTCGCGAAGCACAGCGCCGTGTCGCCGCAGACGGCGCTCGCCATGGCGGAGGGAGTCCGCGCCGCCTGCGGAGCCACGTTCGGCCTGTCCGTCACGGGCTACGCGGGACCCGGCGGAGGCACGCCCGAGGACCCCGTGGGCACCGTGTACTGCGGGCTGGCCGGTCCCGGCATGGCGCCGCGCTGCGAGCGGATCTCGCTCGCGGGTGACCGGGACCGGGTCCGCCTGTTCGCCGCGTCCCACGTGCTGGAGATGTTGAGGTTGCACCTGCTCGCCGCCGCCCCCGTGTCGCCATGAGTCGCTCCAAATCAAAGCGTCCCCGTCCTTCTCCCGTGGAAGCGCCGTCCACGGTGCCCCCGGCCCCCGCCACCGCGAGCGAGCCGGTCCCGGCCACGCCCGAGTCCGCCGCGCCGCTCTCCAGTCCCATGGCTGCGACGGAATCCACCCAGCCACCCACGCCTCCAGCCGGAGCGCATCCGGTGCGCAGCGCGGTGCGCCTGTGGCTGTCGGCCTACCGGGTGGAGGTGATGCTGTTCCTGATTGCGTTCGCGGTGCTGTCCAGCTTCAGCTCGCAGCGCTTCTTCCGGCAGAGCGCTGCCCCGCACTTCATCTACCAGGCGCAGTCCTGGCTGGAGGGGCGGCTCGACGTGGATCCGCGGGTGTTGCCCAACCTGGAGGACTGGGCCTGCGTGCGGGTGGTGGATGGGCACAAGGTGCGGTGCGAAGGGCGCCTGCTCCGCGATGACCGCTGGTTCGTCAGCTTCCCGTCCTTCCCCGCGGTCGTGATGCTCCCCTTCGTCGCGCTGCACGGCTACCAGTTCAACGACACGTCGTTCGGCGTCTTCGTGGGCGCGCTCGCGGTGGCGCTCTTCTACTCGCTGCTGCGCTTCCTCGCGCAGGAGGGTGAGACGGAGCGCAACCGCAACGACAACGTGGTGCTGTCGCTGGTGCTCGCCTTCGGCACGCTGTTCTTCTACTGCGCCATCCGTGGCGAGGTCTGGTTCGGCGCGCAGGTGATGGGCGTGGCGCTCACGTGTCTGTACGTGCGCAACGCCGTCAAGGCCCGGCGCCCCGTGCTCGCGGGCGTCTTCTATTCCATGGCCGTGCTCACCCGCACGCCGCTGGTGTTCGCGGGCCTCTTCTTCGTCCTGGAGGCGCTCTGCCCCGGACCGGACCGGCTGGCCCAGCTCAAGGCCCTTCCGACCGCGTGGAAGCCCGCCTTCCGCAAGCTCTTGCTCTTCGGCGCGGGAGCCGCCCCCCTCGCGCTGCTCGCCGCCGCCTACAACGTCTACCGCTTCGGCAAGCCGGGGGAGTTCGGCCACTCGTACTTCTACAACAACCGGGTGAACGCGGACATCGACCGCTTCGGGCTCTTCAACCTCGAGTACCTGTCGCGCAACATCCAGGCCGCGTTCCTCAAGTTGCCCCAGGTGTCGCTGTCTCCGCCGAGGCTGTCGTACGACCCGCATGGACTGACGCTGCTGCTCACGCTGCCCCTGCTGGTGTTCCTGCTGGTCCCCCGCACGCGTCCCCGACTGCACTGGCCCCTGTGGCTGACCGTGGCGGTGTGCGCGCTGCCGGGCCTGTTCTACCAGAACACCGGTTACATGCAGTTCGGCTTCCGGTTCAGTCTGGACTACACGCCCTATCTGTTGCTGCTCTTCGCCATTGGCGGATGGTCGCTGCGCAACCGCGCGGTGGTGGCCGTGCTGGCGCTTGGCGTGCTGGTGAACTTCTGGGGAGCCGTGGCCTTTCGTGGCTACACGGAGTTCGTGCGGAACTGGTAGGGCTCCAGGGCCCGGCGGCTTGAATCCGCCGGGCCCCACCCGCACATCAAGGGCGACATGCAACCTCCCACCGGTCAGCCCCCTCCTGGCAAGCGTTGGCACACCCGTGAGGACAGCGGCATCCGCCTGGATGCGGCGTTGCGCTGGTGGCACGACGACGAGCCCATCGAGCATCCGAAGATCATCGAGCTCTTCAACGCCTCGCTGGTCCTCGACGACGACGGGCGCTACCAGCTCCGCATCGCTCCGGACTGGTGCTACGTCCAGGTCGAGGACGCGGCCTACGAAGTGCGCACCGTGGACGTCACGCCAGACGAGCGTGTGTCGCTGCGCCTGAGCGACCGGACGGCGGAGGCCCTGGACCTGGGGTCGCTCCAGCTCACGCCGGAGGGAGTCCTCACCTGCCGCGTGAAGCAGGGCAGGGCGAAGGCCCGCTTTTCTCGCGATGCGCAGTACCAGTTCGGCGAGCTGCTGGAAGAGGGCCCTGAGGGGCACCTGATGCTGCGCGTGGGCCAACGCCAATGGGAGGTCCCCCTCTCGCTGGATGCGCTCCAGGCCGCGCCCTAGGCCGCCTCGGAGGACGCGGCAGGTACGGAAGGCGCCGCGGTTCCCACCAGGTCCCGGGCGAGGGCCTCCAGGACGTCCGGGTGCTCTCGCAACCACTCGCACGCCCGCTCGCGGCCCTGGCCGATACGCTCACCGCGCAGGCTGAAGTGGCTGCCTGACTTCTCCACCACGCCCGCGCTCACGGCCAGGTCCAGCACCTCGGCGGCGCGGTGGATGCCCGTGCCGTAGAGCACGTCGAACTCCGCCTCCTGGAACGGGGGCGCCAGCTTGTTCTTCACCACCTTGACGCGTGCTCGCGAGCCCACCACCGCGTCGCCGTCCTTGAGGTTGCCCGTGCGGCGGATCTCCATCCGCACCGACGCGTAGAACTTCAGCGCATTGCCACCCGTCGTCGTCTCCGGGTTGCCGAACATCACGCCAATCTTCATGCGGATCTGGTTGATGAAGATGATGCAGGTGCCGGAGCGGCTCACGGCGCCGGTGAGCTTCCGCAGGGCCTGGCTCATCAGCCGCGCCTGGACGCCCATGTGCGCGTCCCCCATCTCCCCTTCGATCTCCGCGCGGGGCACCAGCGCCGCCACCGAATCCACCACGATGAGATCCACGGCGCCCGAGCGCACGAGCTGCTCGGTGATCTCAAGCGCCTGCTCACCGGTGTCCGGTTGCGCCACGAGCAGTTCCTCCGTGCGCACCCCCAGCTTGCGCGCGTAGGACAGGTCCAGCGCGTGCTCCGCGTCGATGAAGGCCGCCACGCCTCCCACGGCCTGCACCTGGGCAATGGCATGCAGGGTGAGCGTCGTCTTGCCGGAGGACTCGTTGCCGAACAGCTCCACCACGCGTCCTCGCGGATAACCCCCCACGCCCAGCGCCCGGTCCAATCCCACCGAGCCCGTGGGGATGACCGCCACCTTCTGCTCCGGCGCGTCCGCGCCGAGCGTCATCACCGCGCCCCGGCCGAACTGCTTCTCGATGGACGCCACCGCCGCCGCCACTGCCTTCAACTTCTCCGTCAGCCTGCTCATCTCGTCTGACTCCCTCGCCGCCCTGCGGGCTGGATGCCTCGACGGCAGGCAGAGCAACGGTCATGCCGCGCAGGCTTCCGGGGAGAAGGGCCTGCAAGGGCGTCCAGGTCCGCCCGGTCCGTCCGAAGCGGCGGAGCGGCAGGGCTGTCTCCCGGGTGCTGAGAAGGCGCAAGGGGAGGGCGTCCGCGCATAAGCAGACACGGGGGGATGTGACAGGCCAGCTTGGTGGGATGGAAGGCTTTGCATTGAATCCCGAGCACGTGGGCGTGACATCTCCTCTCGTGAATACGACCCGTGAGAACCTTCCCCATGTGGTCATCCTGGGAGGCGGCTTCGGCGGCCTCTACGCGGCCCGGTATCTGCGAAAGGCAGGGGTTCGCGTCACGATGGTGGACCGTCACAACCACCACCTCTTCCAGCCCCTGCTGTACCAGGTGGCCACCGCGACGCTCAGCCCCAGTGACATCGCCGCGCCGCTGCGGGCCATGCTTGGACGCAATCACGTCCAGGTGCTGCTCGCGGAAGTGACCGGCGTGGACACCGCGCGCAAGCGAGTCCTCCTGGCGGACGGCGAGCTGGCGTACGACTTCCTCATCGTGGCCACCGGGGCGACGCACTCGTACTTCGGCAACGAGGCCTGGTCGCGGCACTCGATGGGGTTGAAGACCGTCGAGGACGCCCTGGAGATCCGCCGCCGCGTGCTGCTCGCCTTCGAGCAGGCCGAGCGCGAACCGGACCCCGAGCGCCGCCGCGCGCTGCTCACCTTCGCCATCATTGGCGCGGGCCCCACGGGCGTGGAGCTGGCGGGAGCCCTGGCGGAGATCAGCCGCAATTCATTGTCGGGTGACTTCCAGAACATCGACCCCCGGGATGCGCGCGTCATCCTCATCGAGGGCATGGACCGCGTGCTTCCCACCTACCCCGAGAATCTCTCGGGTGAGGCCCGCCGGGTGCTGGAGAAGCACGGCGTCGAGGTCCGCACGGGCACCCGGGTGACGAACATCGACACGGCGGGTGTCGACATGGGACCTGAACATCTGGCGGCCCGTACGGTGCTCTGGGCCGCGGGTGTGGAGGCCTCGCCCGTGGCCCGCTCGCTCGGCGTGACGCTGGACAGGGCAGGCCGCGTCCCGGTGACGCCCGAGCTCACCGTGCCCGGACATCCCGACATCTTCGTCGTGGGCGACCTGGCGCTCGTGAAGCAGGACGACGGGAGCGCGGTCCCAGGAGTGGCGCCCGCGGCGATGCAGGAGGGCAAGCACGCGGTGCTCAACCTCCGCCGTCAGCTCGCGGGCCAGCCCATGCAGCCCTTCCGCTACTGGGACCGGGGAACCTACGCGGTCATTGGCAGAGGCCATGCCGTGGGCGTGGCCTTCCGCCGCGTCAAGCAGTCCGGCTTCGTCGCCTGGCTGGCCTGGCTCTTCATCCACATCACCTTCCTCATCGGCTTCCGAAGCAAGCTGGCCGTGCTGCTCAACTGGGCCTACTCGTACCTGACGTTCGGCAGGTCGGCGCGCATCATCACCGGCCCCGCTCCCCGCCTGGATGAGCGGGGCGTGCCTCCCCTGCCCGTCGGGGAAGGGTCAGCTGTTGTAGGGCGGGAAGCCGTGGCTCCCGCCGTTGTCGGAAGACTGATGCCTGACAGGTGAGGGGAGGGGTGATGCCGCTGCGCCCTGGGTGTTGGTGTGCAGCCAGCCCCGGCGGTCCAGCATCCGGCAATCGACGGCGAGCAGCAGGTCCACGTCCTCGATACGTCCGTGGTCCTCCAGGTCCGCGCGGGTCCGCGCCAGCTTGAGGATGCGGTCGTGCGCTCGAGCGGACAGACCATGTTGCTGAACCGCTCTCTTCAATTCCATCTCTGCTTTTGGGGACAGCGCGCAGAAGCGGCGCAGCAGATGCGACGGCATCTGTGCGTTGCAGTGCACGCCTGGCGTGTCCTGGAAACGGACGCGCTGCCGTTCACGCGCGGCCTGTACGCGCTGTCGGTAGTACCGGCTCGGCAGCTCCGGTGTCTTCGCCGCGAGCTGGTGGTACTCCACTGGCCGCGTCTGCACGGTGATGTCGATGCGGTCCATCAACGGCCCGCTGATGCGCGTGTGATAGTCGAAGACGCGGTGCTCGCGGCAGGTGCACTTGTGCCCCGGGACGTTGAAGTAGCCGCAGGGGCAGGGGTTCATCGCCGCGACCAGCATGACGCGGCACGGATAGGTGATGTGCTGGGTTGCCCGCGCCAGGTGGATGACCCCTTCCTCCAGGGGCTGTCGCAGCACCTCCAGGACGTTCTTCCGGAACTCCGGAAGCTCGTCGAGGAACAGCACCCCATGGTGCGCCAGGGACAACTCTCCCGGACGCGCCATGGGACCTCCACCCACGAGCCCCGCGTCGGACAGCGTGTGGTGGGGCGAGCGGAACGGCCGCTCCCGCACCAGCGCCTGCTCGTCTCCCAGCAGCCCCTGGATGGAGTAGACCTTCGTCACCTCCAGGGCTTCATCGAACGTCATCTCGGGCAGGATGCCTGGCAGCCGCCGAGCCAGCATCGTCTTGCCTGAGCCCGGAGGCCCGGCCATCAAGAGGTTGTGACCGCCGGCCGCCGCCAGCTCCAACGCCAGCTTCAGTTCCGGCTGCCCGCGCACGTCGGCCATGTCCGCGACCTCCGAGCGACAAGACTCTGGCGGTGTCCCCGTGCGCGTCAGCGGCGTCAGGGGGGCCTCGCCCGTGAGGTGCCCTACCGCCTCGCGCAGGTGGGCCACCGGCAGCACCTGGATTCCCTCCACCAGCGCCCCCTCCGCTGCGTTCGCGGCCGGCACCATGATCCCGCGATAGCCGCCATTCCGGGCCGCCACGGCCAGGGGCAGCACGCCCTTGATGGGCTTGATGGAGCCGTCCAGCGACAGCTCCCCGCCAAAGAGGTAGTGCCCCAGCGGCTCCTCCTCCATGAGCCTCGCCGCGGCAAGGACGCCCAGGGCGATGGGCAGCTCGAAGGCCGCCCCCTCCTTGCGGATCTCCGCGGGAGCCAGGTTGACGGTGATCCGCTTCTGCGGAAGGTCGAACCCGGCGTTCTTCAGCGCGGAGACCACCCGGACCTTAGACTCCCGGGCTGCTCCCTCCGGCAACCCCACGACGTTGAAGTAGGGCAGGCCGAGCGCCATGTCGACCTCGCACTCCACCACCACCGCGTCGATGCCCATCAACGCCCCTGACCGCACCCTCGCCAGCATCGTCATCCCCTTCCCACCCACGTACCGGGGCAGGGGAGAGCAATGCACGTACCGAGGCCCTGCCCCCTGGGATGGCCCGCCGCGGCCATCCACCGCGCCAGACGTCGGGTCCCGCTCGGGGACGCGGTGCCTGGAAAAAGAAGAAGCCCGCTGGCGTCGGAACGCCAGCGGGCTTCGGATGGAATCAGTGACGGGGTTTCCCGCGTCAGTGCTGCCTGAGCAAGTGGATCAGGGCGCCGGCGTGGGGGCGGGCGCGGGCGCCGCGCCGTCCGGCGTGGTCGCCGTGCCCTGGATGACCGCGTTCTGGGGAAGCTCGGTGGCCATGCCCAAGATCTTCGCTCCCGCGGCACGGGCGCCGTCGAGCGCCACCACGAGCTTGCCGTAGTTCGCCGCGTCATCCGCCATGAAGAAGACGACCTTCTCGTCCGGCTTCTTGGCGTTCAACATCCGCTTGAGGCGGGGGATGTAGTCGGACGCGGGGATCTGCTCCGTGTTGATGGAGTAGGCGCCGGCCTTGTCCACCTGCACGACGATCTGCTGATCATCGGGCTCGGGCGGCGGCTGGTTCTCCTCCACCTCCGTCTCCGGGACCCGGACGAGGATGTCCTTCTCCAGGAGCGGCGTCACCACCATGAAGATGATGAGGAGCACCAGCACCACGTCCACCAGGGGCGTGACGTTGATCTCCGAGTTCGGCGCGGACGCGGGCTTGACCCACTGACGCTGCTTGTGTCCTCGGGCCATTACTTCTTCTCCTCGACACCCAGGGCGATCTGCTTCGCCTTCGCCTTGCGGGCCGTGTCCAGCACCTTGCGCACATCGCCCACGTTCAGGGCGTTGTCACCCTTCAGGAGGATCTTCTTGCCTGGATCCTTCACCAGCTCGGCGGCGATCTTCTCCTGGAGCCCCTTCTCGTCGACCTCATCGTTCTCCACGAACATCTTCTTGTCCGGGGTGATGGAGAGGATCAGCGGGTCGGCTTCCTTGCCTTCCTTTTCGATCTCCGTGGCCTTGGGCAGCTCCACGGACTTGCCGCGCTGGAGCATGGGCGTCACGACCATGAAGATGATGAGGAGCACCAACACCACGTCCACCAGGGGCGTGACGTTGATCTCGCTCTTGATGCCCCCTTTGGGGCCTGCTGACATTCCCATGCGTGCACCTGTGTCCGGGAAGGGATTCCCACCCCGGGGCAGCGCGGCTTCTCAGCCGGGCCACCCTCATGGGTGGGGAGGTCCCAGGGTGTGGGCTACGACTCAGGCCGCGTGCGAACCGCCGCCCACGTGCCGCGCCACCACGTCCAGGAACTCGTTGGAGGACTCGGAGATGTCCACGGAGCGGGCATCCACCCAGCCCTGCAGGAAGTTGTAGGCCATCACGGCGGGGATCGCCACGAGCAGGCCGAACGCCGTGGTGATGAGCGCCTCGGAGATACCGGCGGAGATGGTCGCCAGACCGCCGGAACCCGCGGCCGCCATCAGCTGGAAGGCGTTCACGATACCCATCGTGGTGCCCAGCAGGCCGACGAACGGGGCCGTCGAACCGACGGTGGCCAGCAGGCCCAGGCCGCGCTTGAGGCTCTGCACCTCGCGCTGCGCCTGGCGCTCCAGCGCGCGGGCCACGGACTCCACCGCCAGGTCCTTGTTTCCGGGGCTGATCCGGTACGCCGTCAGGCCGGAGTTGATCACGCGGCCCAGATGGCCCACGTCCTTGCCCAAGTTGGTGTTCGCGGCGGTGGTCAGGTCGCCCTTCGCCAGGATCGCGCCCATCTTGGCGGCGAAGTTGCGGCTGTCAGAGCGGGTCTTGCGGAAGACGATGATCCGCTCCGCCATGACGACCAGCGACGCCACCGACATGATGGCGAGGGTGAAGATGATCAAGCGGGCGAAGAGGCCCGTGTGGTGCCAGATGTCAGCAAGGGTAAATTGCATGGCTGTGGAGCGCTCCTCCTCACGAGCGCGGGGTTATTTTCGGCGGACTGCTCAAGCGGGGCTGCCTGGCTGGATCAGCGCGGCAGCTTCAGGTTGAAGTTGAACGTGTACTGAACTTCGACCGGCCTGCCCTGGAACGTGACCGGCTTGTAGCGTGAGGCGGTAAGCACGTCCATCACGGCCTGTTCCATGTGAGGGAGCGGCTTGATCGTGCGGCAGCGCTCGACCTTTCCCTCGGTCGTGATCACGCACTTCACGATCATCAGACCCTGCACGCGCGCCTCGAGGGCCTCACGCGTATAGCTGACTTCGGGACCCGCGATCTTCTCGGGACGCGTCATGCCTTGGCCGAACGCCAGCACGTCCGTCCCCGTTCCACCCAACTGACCGCCCACCACGCCGCCAATCACACCGCCGACCACGCCACCCACCACGCCGCCCGCGACACCGCCTTCGACGCCACCCTCGACCTCGGACTCGCTCGCCTCTTCCTCGGGCTCGGGCGCGGTCTCCGTCTCCTGCGGCTTCTGCTGCGGGATCTCCTTCGGCTGGACGATCATGTCCTTGGGCTTCTTGGGCGTGACCTTCTTCTCCGTCTTCGGCTTCGACGCCGGAGGAGGCGGAGGAGGCGGAGGAGGCGGAGGCGCCATGGTGGCCTTCAGCGTGACCTCGACCTCCTTCTCCTCCACAGGAGGCGGGCGCGTGGAGAGATAGGCCACAAGACCCAGCAGGCCGATGTGGAGCACCGTGGAAACGCCGGCACCCACGCCGAAGCGCGACTTGGGTCCTTGCCCGCGGTCAAGGACTGAATCGAACATGCACGTAACTCCTCTTCACCAGTGGACTACCCGTCCCCGCCATGCCCGGATTGAAGGGCGGCCACCATACAGAAAAGGGTTCCGGGTTCAAGCAACCGTGTTTGGCGCCGCAATCGTGATCGCGCCAATGCCCCACTGGTCACCAAAAAGCAACGGTCTATTGACAACTGCTTGACCTCGGATATTTTCCGGAGTCATTTTCGGTTGCAGCCCACCTTGGAGGGGTTTGGTATGCAAGTGAAACAAGTACTTCGGGAAACCGGAGTCGTCCTTGCTGCGGGTCTGTTGTACGGATCCGCGGCTTTCGCGCAGTCCAGCGTCATCATCGGCACTGTCATCAACACTGAGGACAAGAAGCCGGCTGCAGATGTCGTTGTGACCGCCACCTCGCCCAACCTGCAGGGCGAGCAGACCGTAGTTACCGACGCTCAGGGTAACTACCGTATTCCCCAGCTCCCGCCGGGCACGTATACGTTGCGGTTCGAGAAGGAGTCGTTCAAGCCTTTCGCCCGCCCTGAAATCCAGCTGTTGCTCAACCGCACCATCCGCGTGAACGTGGAGCTGCTCCCCGAGAGCTTCTCGTCGACGGAGACCATCGTTGGCGCGCCGCCGACGATCGACGTCGGTTCGACGAACCAGGGCGTCAACGTTGATCAGGAGTTCATCAAGCGCATCGCGGTGGCCCGTCCGGTGGGCAAGGGTGGCGCGACGCGCTCCTTTGAGTCCCTGGCCGAGCTCGCCCCGGGCGCCCAGTCCGACCAGTACGGCGTGTCCATCAACGGCACGACCTCGCCCGAGAACGGTTACGTGGTGGACGGTCTGTCCACGAACGACCCGGCCTTCGGCGTGAACGCCAGCCCGCTGAGCATCGAGTTCGTGCAGGACGTGAACATCATCACCGGCGGTTACATGCCGGAGTTCGGTCGCTCCACGGGCGGTGTGATCAACGCGGTGACCCGGTCGGGCTCCAACGAGTTCCACGGCTCCGTGTTCGCCAACTGGACGCCGGGCGCCCTGGAAGGCAACCGGAAGCTGGTCATCGAGGACGGCACGACGGTCACCGGCCTGAACGCCCTGAGCAACCTGGGCGACTTCGGCGCGACCCTCGGTGGTCCCATCCTCAAGGACAAGCTCTGGTTCTTCGCCGGCTTCGCGCCGTCGTTCCAGCGCTACGAGCACACCCGCGCCCTCAACGCCTTCACGCTGGATGATGACGGCGCGGTGGCGAAGGATGCGAACGGCTTCAGCGTCGTCCAGCAGATCCCGGGTTCCGAGCGGACGTACTTCGCGGACTCCCGCACGATCCAGTTCATGGGCAAGCTGACGTACCTCATCAACCAGGACCACAACGTGTCGTTCGCCCTGAACGGCACCCCGACCGTGTCGGGTGGTCTGGGCAAGCTGCAGATCAGCCCCCGCTCGGGTGGTCTGCCCGCGGCGCAGAACGTGCGCCCGGAGGACATCGGCCAGACCGAGAACCGCGCGAACACCACGGCACTCGCCCTCAAGTACGCGGGCGCGTTCATGGAGAAGAAGGTCCTGGTCGACGCCAACCTCGGTTGGTTCCACCAGACCGCGGGCACGCCTCCGGCGGACGGCAGCGCCATCGGCGCGACCAACGGCCTGGCGGGCTACGCGCTGGCGCAGTACACCCGCACGCGTCCCCTGACGCAGTTCGAGAGCGTCCCGAACGCGGAAGAGTACTGCGGCACGACCACGGCGGAGCAGCTCCTGCGCTGCCCGGCGACGAACTACCTCGTCGGCGGCCCCGGCTTCATGTCCGAGGCCACGCTGGATCGCTACCAGATCAACGCCAAGGCGACCTACCTGCTCAACGCGGCCGGTACGCACGTCTTCAAGGCGGGCGTGGACACGGAGTTCCTGACCTTCGATCAGAAGAAGGCCTACTCCGGTAGCGTGTTCCTGCAGGAGAGCAGCGGTACGGTGAACGGCCGCCGCATCTGGGTGGACAACCGCCGCTACGGCTACCAGACGGCTCCGGACACCCCGGTGTTCGAGACCCTGCAGCAGTCCTCCACGAGCGGCACCACCATCGGTGGTTTCCTCCAGGACAGCTGGTCCATCGCGAACCGCGTCACCCTGAACCTGGGCGTGCGTTACGACGTGCAGTCCATGTACGGCGGCGACGGCAACCTGGCCCTGAAGCTCGGCAACCAGTGGTCGCCCCGTATCGGCGCCGTGCTGGACCCGTTCGCCAACGGCCGCGCGAAGCTGTTCGTGAACTTCGCTCGTTACTACGAGC
It encodes:
- a CDS encoding TonB-dependent receptor — translated: MQVKQVLRETGVVLAAGLLYGSAAFAQSSVIIGTVINTEDKKPAADVVVTATSPNLQGEQTVVTDAQGNYRIPQLPPGTYTLRFEKESFKPFARPEIQLLLNRTIRVNVELLPESFSSTETIVGAPPTIDVGSTNQGVNVDQEFIKRIAVARPVGKGGATRSFESLAELAPGAQSDQYGVSINGTTSPENGYVVDGLSTNDPAFGVNASPLSIEFVQDVNIITGGYMPEFGRSTGGVINAVTRSGSNEFHGSVFANWTPGALEGNRKLVIEDGTTVTGLNALSNLGDFGATLGGPILKDKLWFFAGFAPSFQRYEHTRALNAFTLDDDGAVAKDANGFSVVQQIPGSERTYFADSRTIQFMGKLTYLINQDHNVSFALNGTPTVSGGLGKLQISPRSGGLPAAQNVRPEDIGQTENRANTTALALKYAGAFMEKKVLVDANLGWFHQTAGTPPADGSAIGATNGLAGYALAQYTRTRPLTQFESVPNAEEYCGTTTAEQLLRCPATNYLVGGPGFMSEATLDRYQINAKATYLLNAAGTHVFKAGVDTEFLTFDQKKAYSGSVFLQESSGTVNGRRIWVDNRRYGYQTAPDTPVFETLQQSSTSGTTIGGFLQDSWSIANRVTLNLGVRYDVQSMYGGDGNLALKLGNQWSPRIGAVLDPFANGRAKLFVNFARYYEQVPLNMMDRAFPGERRFSARRYLAEPGQAGGCDPSTLEGQRGNCASDAFIAPRAENTANANQLYSGGLVQSEPVDPDIEPQSSDEFVVGGEYELLANTRLGASYTHRDMNKVIEDMSRDDGNTYFLGNPGSGFAKEFPTPQRDYDAVTVYLNRTFTDGWLAQASYTWSRLYGNYPGLFRPENNQLDPNILADFDLIALLNNRTGLLPFDRTHAIKVFGAKEFNISNALSASIGLSYRGNSGTPINYLGAYPGYGQDETFILPRGTGGRTPWINSVDSNVGVNYRVSKDSVVSFTLDVFNLFNFQGVESVDDSYTFSQVLPVYDPKTKTSGTAADLPTADSEGSVPLADGSGNLAFEDVNKNYKNPDRYQAPRQIRFGVRYTF
- a CDS encoding ExbD/TolR family protein, producing MGMSAGPKGGIKSEINVTPLVDVVLVLLIIFMVVTPMLQRGKSVELPKATEIEKEGKEADPLILSITPDKKMFVENDEVDEKGLQEKIAAELVKDPGKKILLKGDNALNVGDVRKVLDTARKAKAKQIALGVEEKK
- a CDS encoding energy transducer TonB — translated: MFDSVLDRGQGPKSRFGVGAGVSTVLHIGLLGLVAYLSTRPPPVEEKEVEVTLKATMAPPPPPPPPPPPASKPKTEKKVTPKKPKDMIVQPKEIPQQKPQETETAPEPEEEASESEVEGGVEGGVAGGVVGGVVGGVIGGVVGGQLGGTGTDVLAFGQGMTRPEKIAGPEVSYTREALEARVQGLMIVKCVITTEGKVERCRTIKPLPHMEQAVMDVLTASRYKPVTFQGRPVEVQYTFNFNLKLPR
- a CDS encoding MotA/TolQ/ExbB proton channel family protein, which gives rise to MQFTLADIWHHTGLFARLIIFTLAIMSVASLVVMAERIIVFRKTRSDSRNFAAKMGAILAKGDLTTAANTNLGKDVGHLGRVINSGLTAYRISPGNKDLAVESVARALERQAQREVQSLKRGLGLLATVGSTAPFVGLLGTTMGIVNAFQLMAAAGSGGLATISAGISEALITTAFGLLVAIPAVMAYNFLQGWVDARSVDISESSNEFLDVVARHVGGGSHAA